A genomic region of Sulfobacillus acidophilus DSM 10332 contains the following coding sequences:
- a CDS encoding Glyoxalase/bleomycin resistance protein/dioxygenase (InterPro IPR004360~KEGG: gwc:GWCH70_3185 glyoxalase/bleomycin resistance protein/dioxygenase~PFAM: Glyoxalase/bleomycin resistance protein/dioxygenase~SPTR: Glyoxalase/bleomycin resistance protein/dioxygenase) yields the protein MSFHFVGIDHVQLAGPPQCEETARRFYGEILGWVELPKPEHLRRRGGLWFQCGAQQVHIGIQKDFTPATKAHPAFYVRDIQALREHVIKNGLDPIEDEPLPGADRFYLTDPFGNRLEFLEWL from the coding sequence GTGTCGTTTCATTTTGTCGGGATTGACCACGTGCAATTGGCGGGCCCGCCGCAGTGTGAAGAGACCGCCCGTCGATTTTACGGGGAGATTCTCGGATGGGTCGAGCTACCTAAACCCGAGCATTTGAGGCGGCGTGGAGGGCTATGGTTCCAATGCGGCGCCCAACAAGTGCATATCGGCATTCAAAAAGATTTTACGCCCGCAACCAAGGCCCACCCGGCGTTTTACGTGCGGGACATTCAGGCGTTGCGGGAACACGTAATAAAGAACGGGCTCGATCCTATCGAAGATGAACCGTTGCCCGGCGCGGACCGGTTTTATTTAACCGATCCGTTCGGCAACCGATTAGAGTTTTTAGAGTGGCTCTAA
- a CDS encoding hypothetical protein (KEGG: sii:LD85_2998 protein of unknown function DUF1641~SPTR: Putative uncharacterized protein), with protein MATIEVSDATLSEWMTLLNAVKDSATPALAERIAGMITALGQLAGPLAEPETQTLIRTAVATGPALTEMLETLATWHRTGTWEALKELATVATAVKDSATPHLAERVAGMATALGQLTAPLTDPAAQDLVRTAVDSGPELTEMIATLRTWHQTGTWDALKELATVATALKDSASPHLVERITTLGVQLGRVVKDIGPGVEATVSAAEDEGAALAQLLRQVGEWTRDGTWQTVTELMALLRGFRESATPQLTERLIDFITHSVLALREAIDSGLLELGLALMQAIHEATQEADKATTRVTVTGLLRSLNDPGVQYAWQVLLGVMRRSPQITKSF; from the coding sequence ATGGCAACCATTGAGGTATCTGACGCGACCCTCAGTGAGTGGATGACACTCTTAAACGCCGTGAAAGACAGTGCGACCCCGGCTTTGGCCGAACGCATCGCGGGGATGATCACCGCCTTGGGGCAACTGGCGGGGCCCTTGGCGGAACCGGAGACCCAAACGCTAATCCGGACGGCCGTCGCGACCGGCCCGGCCCTGACCGAGATGCTCGAGACCCTGGCGACGTGGCATCGCACCGGGACCTGGGAGGCCTTAAAAGAATTGGCCACCGTGGCCACGGCGGTGAAAGACAGTGCGACCCCGCATCTGGCGGAACGGGTGGCGGGGATGGCGACCGCCCTCGGGCAGCTCACCGCCCCCTTGACCGACCCGGCCGCCCAAGACCTGGTCCGCACCGCTGTCGACAGCGGGCCGGAACTGACGGAGATGATCGCGACGCTCCGGACCTGGCACCAGACGGGGACCTGGGACGCCTTGAAGGAACTGGCCACCGTGGCGACGGCGCTGAAAGACAGTGCAAGTCCGCATCTGGTGGAACGGATAACGACGCTCGGCGTCCAGCTCGGCCGGGTGGTCAAAGACATCGGGCCGGGCGTGGAAGCGACGGTCAGCGCCGCCGAGGACGAAGGGGCGGCGTTGGCCCAGCTTCTCCGGCAAGTCGGCGAGTGGACGCGGGACGGCACCTGGCAGACGGTCACCGAACTGATGGCGCTTTTGCGCGGGTTCCGGGAATCGGCGACCCCGCAGTTGACCGAACGCCTCATCGACTTTATCACCCATTCGGTGCTGGCGCTGCGGGAAGCCATCGACTCCGGTCTCTTGGAATTGGGGTTGGCGTTGATGCAAGCCATCCATGAAGCCACGCAGGAGGCCGACAAGGCCACCACCCGGGTGACCGTGACCGGATTGCTCCGCAGCCTGAACGATCCCGGGGTGCAATATGCCTGGCAGGTGCTGCTCGGCGTCATGCGACGAAGCCCGCAAATTACCAAATCCTTTTAA
- a CDS encoding FAD-dependent pyridine nucleotide-disulfide oxidoreductase (PFAM: Pyridine nucleotide-disulphide oxidoreductase~COGs: COG0446 NAD(FAD)-dependent dehydrogenase~InterPro IPR013027~KEGG: mag:amb1817 NAD(FAD)-dependent dehydrogenase~PFAM: FAD-dependent pyridine nucleotide-disulphide oxidoreductase~SPTR: Uncharacterized NAD(FAD)-dependent dehydrogenase), translating to MTRIVLLGGGVGGTMVANQVARQLRQEIRRGEVQMTVINESATHVYQPMFLYMAFDQAVPQDAQHAERALLDPGVQLVVGSADRVDREHNQVLMTDGRAFPYDYLVIATGSRPAPETIPGLLEGGHIFYTQEGALKLRQALHDFQGGRILVTVSVPHKCPVAPLEFTLMVNDWVKARGLADKTEVFYTYPIGRLHSLEPVAEWAGPVFEERGIRSQVYFNLESVDPVNHTVTSLEGDTIAYDLLVSVPPHTGQDVIKRSELGDAGGWIPTDRYSLQMDGADNIYVLGDATNLPISKAGSTAHFEADVVSANLINRIRGGLGSVRYDGKVFCFIEAGLGEATYIKFDYQHPPKPQAPSEMIHLYKLAFNKMYPLSAAGIL from the coding sequence ATGACGCGTATCGTATTGCTTGGTGGGGGCGTGGGCGGCACCATGGTGGCGAACCAGGTCGCCCGTCAATTACGCCAGGAGATTCGCCGCGGCGAGGTCCAGATGACCGTCATCAACGAATCCGCCACCCATGTCTATCAACCCATGTTTCTCTATATGGCGTTTGACCAAGCGGTCCCGCAAGACGCCCAGCATGCCGAACGGGCCTTGCTCGACCCCGGCGTACAGCTGGTGGTCGGCTCCGCCGACCGCGTCGACCGCGAACACAATCAGGTACTGATGACCGATGGCCGCGCCTTCCCCTACGACTATCTGGTCATCGCCACCGGCAGCCGCCCGGCCCCAGAAACCATTCCCGGGCTCCTCGAGGGCGGCCATATTTTTTACACCCAAGAAGGCGCCTTAAAGCTCCGTCAAGCGTTGCACGATTTCCAAGGCGGCCGCATCCTGGTCACCGTCAGCGTCCCCCACAAATGCCCGGTGGCTCCCCTCGAATTCACCCTGATGGTCAACGACTGGGTCAAAGCCCGGGGCCTCGCCGACAAGACCGAAGTCTTCTACACGTATCCGATTGGGCGCTTGCATTCGTTGGAACCGGTTGCCGAATGGGCCGGGCCGGTGTTCGAAGAGCGCGGCATCCGGTCCCAGGTCTACTTTAACCTGGAATCGGTCGATCCGGTGAATCACACCGTCACCAGCCTCGAAGGCGACACGATCGCCTATGACCTCTTGGTGTCCGTCCCCCCGCACACCGGGCAGGACGTGATTAAGCGCTCGGAACTCGGCGACGCGGGCGGCTGGATTCCAACCGACCGCTACTCGCTCCAGATGGACGGCGCCGACAACATTTATGTCTTGGGCGACGCCACCAACCTCCCGATCAGCAAAGCCGGCTCGACGGCCCACTTCGAGGCCGACGTGGTCTCCGCCAACCTGATTAACCGGATTCGAGGCGGGCTCGGGTCGGTCCGCTACGACGGCAAAGTCTTCTGCTTCATTGAAGCCGGGCTCGGGGAAGCCACCTACATTAAGTTCGACTATCAACATCCGCCGAAGCCGCAGGCGCCGTCGGAAATGATTCATCTCTACAAGCTGGCGTTCAACAAGATGTATCCGTTGTCCGCCGCGGGGATTTTATAA
- a CDS encoding SirA-like domain-containing protein (PFAM: SirA-like protein~InterPro IPR001455~KEGG: fpl:Ferp_2460 SirA family protein~PFAM: SirA-like~SPTR: SirA family protein) has protein sequence MADEVKVVDARGSFCPGPLMELIKGIRQEPVGTVFEVWSSDQGSAKDIPEWVKRAGHEVVGNTEDNGIYKIQVKKLR, from the coding sequence ATGGCAGACGAAGTCAAAGTAGTCGACGCACGCGGGTCGTTTTGTCCCGGCCCGTTAATGGAACTCATCAAAGGCATTCGGCAAGAACCGGTCGGCACCGTCTTCGAAGTCTGGTCCTCCGACCAAGGCTCGGCCAAAGACATCCCGGAGTGGGTGAAGCGGGCCGGCCATGAAGTGGTGGGCAACACCGAAGACAACGGCATCTACAAAATCCAGGTCAAAAAACTGCGTTAG
- a CDS encoding hypothetical protein (COGs: COG2210 conserved hypothetical protein~KEGG: afu:AF0555 hypothetical protein~SPTR: Putative uncharacterized protein): protein MNLILLSGDYAKIHAAAMITMVAASLGQPVNIFVSMEALPAFHRDDTVRAQIPQGPMGQKIVESQGQDYLEIFRQAKEFGDVKIYACSLVMDLTHWTLEDLAPIFDETLGLTAFMGQVGDGLSLTF from the coding sequence ATGAATCTCATCCTCTTGTCGGGCGACTACGCCAAAATCCATGCCGCCGCCATGATTACCATGGTGGCCGCCAGCTTGGGCCAGCCGGTGAACATTTTTGTCTCGATGGAAGCGTTACCGGCGTTTCACCGGGACGACACGGTGCGGGCCCAAATACCCCAAGGCCCCATGGGCCAAAAAATCGTGGAATCTCAAGGCCAGGACTATCTCGAGATCTTTCGTCAAGCCAAAGAGTTCGGCGATGTCAAAATTTATGCGTGTAGTCTGGTGATGGATCTGACCCACTGGACACTGGAGGATCTGGCCCCTATTTTTGACGAGACGTTGGGCCTGACCGCCTTTATGGGTCAGGTGGGCGACGGCTTGTCCCTGACATTCTGA
- a CDS encoding SNF2-related protein (PFAM: Helicase conserved C-terminal domain; SNF2 family N-terminal domain~COGs: COG0553 Superfamily II DNA/RNA helicase SNF2 family~InterPro IPR000330:IPR001650:IPR014001~KEGG: gtn:GTNG_1280 putative DNA/RNA helicase~PFAM: SNF2-related; DNA/RNA helicase, C-terminal~SMART: DEAD-like helicase, N-terminal; DNA/RNA helicase, C-terminal~SPTR: Patative DNA/RNA helicase SNF2 family): MKKPVTGSVITINFVPLLEGLSWQITYQGEALEFPWTEGSISPRALLTDPRWPQLEALYQRWADDELTRTGPGEYLLSWERFLASPESFLALFQLPSPKAPDIRLKARGAITEPRFHIEALVTLPPYAGNLLQWGRRIGPWLETARGPVTLTGASARLLDRLLTAPGPDIDGRTLFLAEVKQLAKDAGARLDPYLEREEYILVDQVTVDPVLDNGTIRLRARYDHPDLPSEALREGTLSRPSTGLGRKRWIARPEARRQFRRLDALPPITGQDVPKFVKNPEAFLPEDVTLDLTAFSERVKGLKIRVYRAQPFLHATETERGWFTLDAGVRLESPEDEPPAEPVLTPDELLSAIQHVGPDESLIPLGNDWIEVPPAARTALQQLSALRNRSTEPVSRERLPYVLDIFTNLEQVEFNPPFHPWIWTDPNEDVEPPAWFQASLHPHQRDGVRFLWHRAAHRRGVLLADEMGLGKTVQVIAWFAILHERSRLRPSLVVAPVALLSNWQEELTKFAPKISWAAHYGPHRARQIDHLPDADVILTSYETVSRDQLILGQVDWNAIVLDEAQLIKNVSTGRAEAVKALKNTYRVALTGTPVENSLSDLWSIVDFVQPGLLGSLREFRQTYETATKNPDPDIQGALTRAISPIYRRRTKKESGLALPPKTAYRFHVPFGPEQQHRYQEVLKAVKARQVAPLPALRQLQNILGHPLAVEGRSAPWNRIPVSSIPKLAKTLEILHTIHGQSEKALIFTPSRTLQAMLQFWIMREFNLTPYVINGDVTARQQLVHHFNQASGFQVMILTPQAGGVGLTLTGANHVIHYSRWWNPAVENQATDRVHRIGQTRPVSVYYPLVVDQDPRITAQGTVDEILDRLLEDKQGLANAVVIPSRHLDLQQELLERALGRGPSDPVI, translated from the coding sequence ATGAAAAAGCCGGTCACCGGTTCAGTAATAACCATAAATTTTGTGCCCCTCTTAGAAGGGCTGTCCTGGCAAATCACCTATCAGGGAGAAGCGCTCGAGTTTCCTTGGACCGAAGGTTCGATATCCCCGCGCGCCTTATTAACGGACCCCCGGTGGCCGCAACTGGAGGCGTTATACCAACGGTGGGCAGACGACGAATTGACCCGCACGGGCCCCGGTGAATATTTGCTGTCCTGGGAGCGGTTTTTGGCTAGTCCGGAATCGTTTTTGGCCCTATTTCAGTTGCCCTCTCCGAAAGCTCCGGACATCCGTCTCAAGGCCCGCGGCGCTATAACCGAACCTCGGTTTCACATCGAGGCGCTGGTGACCCTACCGCCCTATGCGGGAAACTTGTTGCAATGGGGACGGCGCATCGGTCCTTGGCTTGAAACCGCGCGGGGGCCGGTGACTTTGACCGGCGCGTCGGCTCGCCTCCTTGACCGCCTCTTGACCGCACCCGGCCCGGACATCGACGGCCGCACGCTATTTCTCGCAGAGGTTAAACAGCTGGCCAAGGACGCCGGCGCCCGCCTGGATCCCTATTTAGAACGGGAAGAGTATATTTTGGTCGACCAAGTCACCGTCGACCCGGTGTTGGATAACGGAACCATTCGTTTGAGGGCCCGCTATGACCATCCCGACCTGCCGTCGGAGGCTTTACGTGAAGGCACGCTGTCCCGACCGTCGACCGGTCTCGGCCGAAAACGCTGGATTGCCAGGCCGGAGGCGCGCCGGCAATTCCGGCGCCTCGATGCCTTGCCGCCGATAACCGGACAGGATGTCCCTAAGTTCGTTAAAAATCCCGAGGCTTTCTTACCGGAAGATGTTACTCTCGATTTGACGGCATTTTCCGAACGAGTCAAAGGCCTTAAAATCCGAGTCTACCGCGCGCAACCGTTTTTGCATGCAACCGAAACCGAACGCGGCTGGTTCACACTCGACGCGGGTGTCCGGCTGGAGTCCCCCGAAGACGAGCCCCCCGCCGAACCGGTGCTCACACCGGACGAATTGTTGTCCGCCATTCAACACGTCGGGCCGGACGAATCCCTGATTCCGCTCGGCAACGACTGGATCGAAGTACCGCCGGCCGCTCGGACGGCATTGCAACAACTGTCTGCCCTTCGGAACCGGTCGACAGAACCGGTGTCACGGGAGCGGTTACCATACGTCCTGGACATCTTCACCAATCTTGAACAGGTCGAATTCAATCCGCCGTTTCATCCGTGGATTTGGACCGACCCCAACGAGGACGTAGAGCCTCCCGCCTGGTTTCAGGCGTCATTGCATCCCCATCAGCGGGACGGAGTTCGGTTCCTTTGGCATCGGGCGGCCCACCGGCGGGGCGTCTTGCTGGCCGATGAGATGGGCCTCGGCAAAACCGTCCAGGTCATTGCCTGGTTCGCGATACTCCATGAGCGGAGCCGTCTCCGGCCGAGCCTGGTAGTGGCTCCGGTCGCCTTATTGTCCAATTGGCAGGAAGAACTGACCAAATTCGCCCCCAAGATTTCCTGGGCAGCCCATTACGGTCCGCACCGGGCGCGCCAGATCGATCACCTACCGGATGCCGATGTCATTCTCACCTCCTATGAAACGGTCTCACGGGATCAGCTCATACTCGGACAGGTTGACTGGAACGCCATTGTCCTCGATGAAGCCCAACTGATCAAAAACGTCTCCACGGGACGCGCCGAAGCCGTCAAAGCCCTCAAAAACACATATCGTGTAGCCCTAACCGGCACCCCGGTGGAAAATAGCCTCAGTGACCTGTGGTCTATAGTGGACTTCGTGCAACCCGGATTGTTAGGGAGTCTACGAGAGTTCCGCCAAACCTACGAAACCGCCACGAAAAACCCCGATCCGGATATCCAAGGAGCCCTTACCCGCGCGATATCGCCGATCTACCGCCGACGGACTAAGAAGGAATCCGGTTTGGCCTTGCCGCCCAAAACGGCTTATCGTTTTCACGTCCCGTTCGGCCCGGAACAACAGCACCGTTACCAAGAGGTGCTCAAAGCAGTCAAAGCACGACAGGTGGCCCCACTTCCGGCGCTTCGACAATTACAAAACATTTTGGGGCATCCTTTGGCCGTTGAGGGGCGGTCGGCGCCATGGAACCGGATTCCGGTGTCGTCTATCCCCAAACTGGCCAAGACGTTGGAAATTTTGCACACCATTCACGGACAGTCGGAAAAAGCCCTGATCTTTACCCCGTCACGGACGTTGCAAGCGATGCTACAGTTTTGGATCATGCGGGAATTTAACCTGACTCCCTATGTGATCAACGGGGATGTGACGGCGCGGCAGCAGCTGGTCCATCATTTCAACCAGGCTTCCGGGTTTCAGGTGATGATCTTGACCCCGCAAGCCGGCGGCGTCGGTTTGACCCTGACCGGCGCCAACCACGTGATTCATTATTCCCGGTGGTGGAACCCGGCAGTGGAAAACCAAGCGACCGACCGTGTGCACCGCATCGGGCAAACCCGTCCGGTTTCGGTCTACTACCCGCTAGTAGTTGATCAAGACCCGCGCATTACCGCCCAGGGCACGGTTGACGAGATTTTGGACCGCTTGTTGGAAGACAAGCAGGGGCTGGCCAACGCCGTCGTGATCCCGTCCCGGCATCTCGACCTTCAACAAGAACTGTTGGAACGGGCCCTGGGACGGGGACCGTCCGATCCGGTCATTTAG
- a CDS encoding hypothetical protein (KEGG: chd:Calhy_1096 hypothetical protein~SPTR: Putative uncharacterized protein) encodes MSRPHGFRFEPVGLRAVRETLEQEYTTDRTKGQRLGMLFQSRLDTLLRMLGPLDTVVQIRQWAEGLEPVDVYVLLVHFPQLPEPVRPKILAVALVHPDPVAAWVAWDHFVKWPRDPELVKLVSVYVNQHRVTPWWDAVQDGNFRMDLMKAFSRSAPLGPLAKILDDHGIGSGTPLMGLHWGDPLSDELITQILTSSALPEWERHLADSEFPWSEWLWELDQRARERAQAVLSQYLTVFSWMNFDGTLLRRFIQRWGNPETTSGPWTGLSAEARRKLIHWVHQAKLQQFFHQDNARFQFWRGYLERCLHVTVLEKDTPRAAVVLDFGDVVAVEFAQTGNACYVYQKSDYERIRQRMVKSTDLKDSNQALLRLIHSGYWQGTFSYDLAQYIQIPKNRGAR; translated from the coding sequence ATGAGCCGCCCGCACGGATTTCGTTTTGAACCGGTCGGCCTGCGGGCGGTGCGAGAAACGTTGGAACAGGAATACACCACCGACCGAACCAAAGGCCAACGGCTGGGAATGCTGTTCCAATCCCGGCTGGACACTTTGCTCCGAATGCTGGGCCCATTGGACACGGTTGTACAGATTCGGCAATGGGCCGAAGGATTAGAACCCGTCGACGTCTATGTGCTTTTGGTGCATTTCCCCCAACTGCCCGAACCGGTCCGCCCTAAAATCCTGGCGGTGGCATTGGTCCATCCGGATCCGGTAGCCGCCTGGGTCGCTTGGGATCATTTCGTCAAATGGCCACGCGATCCGGAACTCGTCAAATTAGTGTCCGTCTACGTCAACCAGCACCGCGTGACCCCGTGGTGGGACGCGGTTCAGGACGGTAATTTCCGGATGGACCTGATGAAGGCCTTTTCTCGGTCGGCCCCCCTCGGTCCATTGGCGAAGATTCTCGATGACCACGGCATCGGGTCGGGTACTCCGCTGATGGGGCTCCATTGGGGTGACCCCTTAAGCGATGAACTCATCACGCAAATTCTCACGAGTAGTGCGTTGCCGGAATGGGAACGCCATCTGGCCGACTCGGAGTTTCCCTGGTCGGAATGGCTCTGGGAATTGGATCAACGGGCGCGGGAACGCGCTCAGGCCGTCTTGTCGCAATATCTGACGGTGTTTTCCTGGATGAATTTTGACGGGACCTTGCTACGCCGTTTCATCCAACGGTGGGGCAACCCGGAAACCACCTCCGGACCGTGGACGGGCCTGTCGGCCGAGGCACGCCGGAAGCTGATTCACTGGGTTCACCAAGCAAAGCTGCAGCAATTTTTTCACCAAGATAATGCGCGCTTTCAGTTTTGGCGCGGATACCTCGAGCGATGCCTGCATGTCACCGTTCTGGAAAAGGATACCCCGAGGGCGGCGGTGGTTCTGGATTTCGGTGATGTGGTGGCGGTGGAGTTTGCCCAAACCGGCAATGCCTGTTACGTATATCAAAAATCCGATTACGAACGGATCCGTCAACGCATGGTCAAGAGTACCGACTTGAAAGATTCCAACCAAGCCTTGTTACGGCTGATCCATTCCGGCTATTGGCAAGGAACGTTCAGCTATGACTTGGCGCAATATATTCAAATTCCCAAAAATCGAGGTGCCCGATGA
- a CDS encoding OmpA/MotB domain protein (PFAM: OmpA family~COGs: COG2885 Outer membrane protein and related peptidoglycan-associated (lipo)protein~InterPro IPR006665~KEGG: chd:Calhy_1097 OmpA/MotB domain-containing protein~PFAM: Outer membrane protein, OmpA/MotB, C-terminal~SPTR: OmpA/MotB domain protein), with amino-acid sequence MNRAPARSYGQRAPFDQWIMYSDLMAGLLLMFILFLAVSVMTYHRLLQEKEARINQLLGVQASIVHSLEHQFHASHLSMTLDPKTGNIQFASDVLFSFNSYQLSPAGEARLKAFIPQYISVLLSPRYRNDISTIVVKGYTDRQGTYLYNLNLSQERALSVVDAIFSPQFGNFPYRNLLKQYITAEGRSYNDPVYIDGRYSARASRRVVFSFVLKNTQIMQAIQSTVKTP; translated from the coding sequence ATGAACCGCGCACCGGCACGTAGTTATGGCCAGCGGGCCCCATTCGATCAATGGATAATGTATTCCGATCTGATGGCCGGCCTCTTATTGATGTTTATCCTGTTTTTGGCCGTCAGCGTCATGACCTATCACCGTCTCCTGCAAGAAAAAGAGGCCCGCATCAACCAGTTGCTCGGGGTCCAGGCATCCATCGTGCACTCCCTGGAACATCAGTTTCATGCGTCCCACTTAAGCATGACGCTGGATCCGAAAACCGGTAATATCCAGTTTGCCAGTGACGTATTGTTTTCTTTTAATTCCTATCAATTGTCGCCGGCCGGGGAGGCCCGACTCAAAGCCTTTATTCCCCAATATATCTCGGTGTTGCTTAGCCCACGGTACCGAAACGACATTTCGACCATCGTGGTCAAAGGGTATACGGATCGCCAGGGAACGTATCTGTATAACCTGAACCTGTCGCAGGAGCGGGCCCTATCGGTCGTCGACGCCATTTTCAGCCCACAGTTCGGTAACTTTCCCTACCGGAATCTCTTAAAGCAGTACATTACTGCCGAAGGTCGATCGTACAACGACCCGGTCTATATCGACGGCCGGTATAGCGCCCGCGCCTCGCGGCGGGTGGTGTTCTCCTTTGTACTGAAAAACACCCAGATCATGCAGGCGATTCAATCGACGGTGAAAACCCCATGA